One segment of Ziziphus jujuba cultivar Dongzao chromosome 12, ASM3175591v1 DNA contains the following:
- the LOC107428351 gene encoding flavonoid 3',5'-methyltransferase isoform X5 yields MLVPVDEAQLLSMLLKIMNAKNTLELGVFTGYSLLATALALPADAKITAIDPDREAYEVGLPFIQKAGVQNKINFIQSDAISVLNDLIDNQGKEGTFDFAFVDANKEEYMKYHELLIKLVRIGGIIAYDNTLWFGTVALDCEDQVEVDFRESRKHILELNSFLAADCRVESCLVSIGDGLTLCRRLY; encoded by the exons ATGCTTGTGCCTGTAGATGAAGCGCAGCTCCTCTCGATGCTGCTTAAAATCATGAACGCAAAAAACACTCTAGAACTTGGAGTTTTCACTGGCTATTCTCTCCTTGCCACTGCTCTTGCTCTACCTGCTGATGCCAAA ATCACAGCCATTGATCCAGATAGAGAAGCATACGAGGTAGGATTGCCATTCATCCAAAAAGCAGGTGTGCAGAATAAGATTAACTTCATCCAGTCAGATGCCATCTCAGTTCTAAATGACCTTATTGACAAT CAGGGAAAAGAAGGGACATTTGATTTTGCGTTTGTGGATGCTAACAAGGAGGAATACATGAAATATCATGAGCTGCTTATAAAGCTTGTTAGGATTGGTGGAATAATTGCATATGACAACACGCTATGGTTTGGAACAGTGGCACTAGACTGTGAGGACCAAGTGGAGGTGGATTTTAGAGAAAGCAGAAAGCATATATTGGAGTTGAACAGCTTTCTAGCCGCTGATTGTCGTGTGGAATCTTGTCTTGTTTCAATTGGGGATGGACTCACTCTCTGCAGGCGCCTCTATTAG
- the LOC107428351 gene encoding flavonoid 3',5'-methyltransferase isoform X3: MEKSILKSPALLKYIFETSAYPREDEPLKELREATVKRYDHYIVMLVPVDEAQLLSMLLKIMNAKNTLELGVFTGYSLLATALALPADAKITAIDPDREAYEVGLPFIQKAGVQNKINFIQSDAISVLNDLIDNQGKEGTFDFAFVDANKEEYMKYHELLIKLVRIGGIIAYDNTLWFGTVALDCEDQVEVDFRESRKHILELNSFLAADCRVESCLVSIGDGLTLCRRLY; encoded by the exons ATGGAGAAGAGCATCCTCAAAAGCCCGGCCCTTCTAAAG TATATCTTTGAGACAAGCGCTTATCCAAGAGAAGACGAGCCATTGAAGGAGCTCAGGGAAGCTACTGTCAAGAGATATGACCATTATAT TGTGATGCTTGTGCCTGTAGATGAAGCGCAGCTCCTCTCGATGCTGCTTAAAATCATGAACGCAAAAAACACTCTAGAACTTGGAGTTTTCACTGGCTATTCTCTCCTTGCCACTGCTCTTGCTCTACCTGCTGATGCCAAA ATCACAGCCATTGATCCAGATAGAGAAGCATACGAGGTAGGATTGCCATTCATCCAAAAAGCAGGTGTGCAGAATAAGATTAACTTCATCCAGTCAGATGCCATCTCAGTTCTAAATGACCTTATTGACAAT CAGGGAAAAGAAGGGACATTTGATTTTGCGTTTGTGGATGCTAACAAGGAGGAATACATGAAATATCATGAGCTGCTTATAAAGCTTGTTAGGATTGGTGGAATAATTGCATATGACAACACGCTATGGTTTGGAACAGTGGCACTAGACTGTGAGGACCAAGTGGAGGTGGATTTTAGAGAAAGCAGAAAGCATATATTGGAGTTGAACAGCTTTCTAGCCGCTGATTGTCGTGTGGAATCTTGTCTTGTTTCAATTGGGGATGGACTCACTCTCTGCAGGCGCCTCTATTAG
- the LOC107428351 gene encoding flavonoid 3',5'-methyltransferase isoform X4, with the protein MEKSILKSPALLKYIFETSAYPREDEPLKELREATVKRYDHYIVMLVPVDEAQLLSMLLKIMNAKNTLELGVFTGYSLLATALALPADAKITAIDPDREAYEVGLPFIQKAGVQNKINFIQSDAISVLNDLIDNGKEGTFDFAFVDANKEEYMKYHELLIKLVRIGGIIAYDNTLWFGTVALDCEDQVEVDFRESRKHILELNSFLAADCRVESCLVSIGDGLTLCRRLY; encoded by the exons ATGGAGAAGAGCATCCTCAAAAGCCCGGCCCTTCTAAAG TATATCTTTGAGACAAGCGCTTATCCAAGAGAAGACGAGCCATTGAAGGAGCTCAGGGAAGCTACTGTCAAGAGATATGACCATTATAT TGTGATGCTTGTGCCTGTAGATGAAGCGCAGCTCCTCTCGATGCTGCTTAAAATCATGAACGCAAAAAACACTCTAGAACTTGGAGTTTTCACTGGCTATTCTCTCCTTGCCACTGCTCTTGCTCTACCTGCTGATGCCAAA ATCACAGCCATTGATCCAGATAGAGAAGCATACGAGGTAGGATTGCCATTCATCCAAAAAGCAGGTGTGCAGAATAAGATTAACTTCATCCAGTCAGATGCCATCTCAGTTCTAAATGACCTTATTGACAAT GGAAAAGAAGGGACATTTGATTTTGCGTTTGTGGATGCTAACAAGGAGGAATACATGAAATATCATGAGCTGCTTATAAAGCTTGTTAGGATTGGTGGAATAATTGCATATGACAACACGCTATGGTTTGGAACAGTGGCACTAGACTGTGAGGACCAAGTGGAGGTGGATTTTAGAGAAAGCAGAAAGCATATATTGGAGTTGAACAGCTTTCTAGCCGCTGATTGTCGTGTGGAATCTTGTCTTGTTTCAATTGGGGATGGACTCACTCTCTGCAGGCGCCTCTATTAG
- the LOC107428351 gene encoding flavonoid 3',5'-methyltransferase isoform X2, giving the protein MEKSILKSPALLKYIFETSAYPREDEPLKELREATVKRYDHYISVMLVPVDEAQLLSMLLKIMNAKNTLELGVFTGYSLLATALALPADAKITAIDPDREAYEVGLPFIQKAGVQNKINFIQSDAISVLNDLIDNGKEGTFDFAFVDANKEEYMKYHELLIKLVRIGGIIAYDNTLWFGTVALDCEDQVEVDFRESRKHILELNSFLAADCRVESCLVSIGDGLTLCRRLY; this is encoded by the exons ATGGAGAAGAGCATCCTCAAAAGCCCGGCCCTTCTAAAG TATATCTTTGAGACAAGCGCTTATCCAAGAGAAGACGAGCCATTGAAGGAGCTCAGGGAAGCTACTGTCAAGAGATATGACCATTATAT AAGTGTGATGCTTGTGCCTGTAGATGAAGCGCAGCTCCTCTCGATGCTGCTTAAAATCATGAACGCAAAAAACACTCTAGAACTTGGAGTTTTCACTGGCTATTCTCTCCTTGCCACTGCTCTTGCTCTACCTGCTGATGCCAAA ATCACAGCCATTGATCCAGATAGAGAAGCATACGAGGTAGGATTGCCATTCATCCAAAAAGCAGGTGTGCAGAATAAGATTAACTTCATCCAGTCAGATGCCATCTCAGTTCTAAATGACCTTATTGACAAT GGAAAAGAAGGGACATTTGATTTTGCGTTTGTGGATGCTAACAAGGAGGAATACATGAAATATCATGAGCTGCTTATAAAGCTTGTTAGGATTGGTGGAATAATTGCATATGACAACACGCTATGGTTTGGAACAGTGGCACTAGACTGTGAGGACCAAGTGGAGGTGGATTTTAGAGAAAGCAGAAAGCATATATTGGAGTTGAACAGCTTTCTAGCCGCTGATTGTCGTGTGGAATCTTGTCTTGTTTCAATTGGGGATGGACTCACTCTCTGCAGGCGCCTCTATTAG
- the LOC107428351 gene encoding flavonoid 3',5'-methyltransferase isoform X1, which translates to MEKSILKSPALLKYIFETSAYPREDEPLKELREATVKRYDHYISVMLVPVDEAQLLSMLLKIMNAKNTLELGVFTGYSLLATALALPADAKITAIDPDREAYEVGLPFIQKAGVQNKINFIQSDAISVLNDLIDNQGKEGTFDFAFVDANKEEYMKYHELLIKLVRIGGIIAYDNTLWFGTVALDCEDQVEVDFRESRKHILELNSFLAADCRVESCLVSIGDGLTLCRRLY; encoded by the exons ATGGAGAAGAGCATCCTCAAAAGCCCGGCCCTTCTAAAG TATATCTTTGAGACAAGCGCTTATCCAAGAGAAGACGAGCCATTGAAGGAGCTCAGGGAAGCTACTGTCAAGAGATATGACCATTATAT AAGTGTGATGCTTGTGCCTGTAGATGAAGCGCAGCTCCTCTCGATGCTGCTTAAAATCATGAACGCAAAAAACACTCTAGAACTTGGAGTTTTCACTGGCTATTCTCTCCTTGCCACTGCTCTTGCTCTACCTGCTGATGCCAAA ATCACAGCCATTGATCCAGATAGAGAAGCATACGAGGTAGGATTGCCATTCATCCAAAAAGCAGGTGTGCAGAATAAGATTAACTTCATCCAGTCAGATGCCATCTCAGTTCTAAATGACCTTATTGACAAT CAGGGAAAAGAAGGGACATTTGATTTTGCGTTTGTGGATGCTAACAAGGAGGAATACATGAAATATCATGAGCTGCTTATAAAGCTTGTTAGGATTGGTGGAATAATTGCATATGACAACACGCTATGGTTTGGAACAGTGGCACTAGACTGTGAGGACCAAGTGGAGGTGGATTTTAGAGAAAGCAGAAAGCATATATTGGAGTTGAACAGCTTTCTAGCCGCTGATTGTCGTGTGGAATCTTGTCTTGTTTCAATTGGGGATGGACTCACTCTCTGCAGGCGCCTCTATTAG
- the LOC107433981 gene encoding probable arabinosyltransferase ARAD1, which produces MDPNKLYRKAVLFFGFVLLLLIAYSIFIGTVDLRSYFLPQLQSRVVAQSLCATNPNHPLRVYMYDLPRRFNVGMINRRSSDQTPVTIRTWPPWPKNSGLKRQHSVEYWMMGSLLYESEGEGEDEREAVKVSDPEMADAFFVPFFSSLSFNTHGHNMTDPRTEIDHQLQIDLLKFLSESKYWKRSGGRDHVIPMTHPNAFRFLRAEVNESIQIVVDFGRYPKNMSNLRKDVVAPYVHVVDSFTDDDPPDPFDSRTTLLFFRGRTFRKDEGIVRLKLAKILAGYEDVHYERSVATGENIKASSQGMRSSKFCLHPAGDTPSSCRLFDAIVSHCVPVIVSDQIELPFEDEIDYTRFSIFYSFKEALEPGYMVKQLRDFPKEKWMEMWRHLKNISHHFEFQYPPKKEDAVNMLWRQVKHKLPAVKLATHRSRRMKIPDWWQRKR; this is translated from the exons ATGGATCCCAACAAATTGTACCGCAAAGCGGTACTCTTTTTCGGCTTCGTACTCCTCCTCCTTATCGCATACTCAATTTTCATCGGCACCGTCGATCTCAGATCCTACTTCTTACCCCAGCTACAGTCACGGGTTGTTGCACAATCCCTCTGTGCAACCAACCCCAACCACCCTCTCAGGGTCTACATGTACGATCTTCCTCGCCGCTTCAACGTCGGAATGATTAATCGCCGTAGCTCCGACCAGACTCCGGTGACCATACGGACGTGGCCGCCGTGGCCTAAGAATTCGGGGCTGAAGAGGCAGCACAGTGTGGAGTACTGGATGATGGGCTCGCTTCTGTATGAAAGTGAAGGCGAGGGTGAGGATGAAAGGGAGGCGGTTAAGGTTTCGGATCCGGAAATGGCCGATGCATTCTTCGTGCCCTTCTTTTCTTCGTTGAGTTTTAATACGCATGGGCACAATATGACGGATCCTAGGACTGAAATTGATCATCAATTGCAG ATTGATTTGCTGAAATTCTTGTCAGAATCCAAGTACTGGAAGAGATCTGGAGGCAGAGATCATGTAATTCCGATGACACATCCCAATGCTTTTAGATTTCTTCGAGCAGAGGTGAATGAGTCGATTCAGATTGTTGTCGATTTTGGCCGCTATCCCAAAAACATGTCAAATCTGAGAAAAGATGTGGTGGCCCCATATGTACATGTTGTGGATTCCTTTACAGATGATGATCCTCCAGACCCATTTGACTCTCGTACCACACTTCTTTTCTTCCGGGGGAGGACATTCAGGAAAGAT GAAGGTATTGTTCGTCTTAAGCTGGCAAAGATATTAGCTGGTTATGAGGATGTCCACTATGAGCGGAGTGTTGCGACTGGGGAAAACATAAAAGCG TCTTCACAAGGGATGCGTTCATCAAAGTTCTGTCTGCATCCTGCCGGAGACACTCCATCATCGTGTCGCTTATTTGATGCTATAGTGAGCCACTGTGTTCCTGTCATCGTGAGTGATCAAATTGAGCTCCCATTTGAGGATGAAATCGACTACACTCGATTCTCAATATTTTACTCATTCAAAGAGGCATTGGAACCGGGCTACATGGTTAAGCAACTGAGGGATTTTCCCAAGGAGAAATGGATGGAAATGTGGAGACATCTTAAGAACATTTCTCATCATTTTGAATTCCAGTACCCACCAAAGAAGGAAGATGCTGTGAATATGCTATGGAGGCAGGTAAAGCACAAGCTTCCTGCGGTAAAACTTGCCACTCATAGGAGTCGAAGGATGAAAATTCCAGATTGGTGGCAAAGGAAGAGATAA